A single window of Electrophorus electricus isolate fEleEle1 chromosome 16, fEleEle1.pri, whole genome shotgun sequence DNA harbors:
- the gpalpp1 gene encoding LOW QUALITY PROTEIN: GPALPP motifs-containing protein 1 (The sequence of the model RefSeq protein was modified relative to this genomic sequence to represent the inferred CDS: deleted 2 bases in 1 codon) encodes MTMSNNTVMGPALPPGRQNDKNNESDEDDTIIGPALPPLYKPSRSPSSSEDGDQEIVFKRAKYSGSDNGLPSNKSGSLDEAPRKVDAVDEDDGFFGPVLPPGYKKQDSSPERQPVLGPALPPGFKKQDHEEEEEDREKGVIGPALPPGYKAESSSSEGEEDAIGPMPSKGALQCSVALDFERRAQRMKDKLMGLDEEPEKLERESWMMELPPELQHVGLAPRTFKKRAGPEDKDRSIWTDTPADRERKARERQEAKERGEPAKADGPRLSRKDLEMAEKVSKYNDSKRGESLMSIHAKKMKKKAEEDSSKPVERRPFDRDADCRSTRFDEAQKKALLKKSQELNTRFSHSKDRMFL; translated from the exons ATGACCATGTCGAACAACACCGTTATGGGACCCGCTTTACCACCAGGGAGGCAAAACGACAAAAATAATGAATCCGATGAAGACGACACAA TTATAGGTCCAGCGCTACCCCCACTTTATAAACCATCCAGGTCCCCCAGTTCTTCGGAAGACGGCGATCAAGAGATCGTGTTTAAAAGGGCCAAATACTCTGGATCAGATAATGGTCTACCCTCAAA CAAGTCTGGCAGTCTTGATGAAGCGCCCAGGAAGGTTGATGCAGTAGATGAGGACGATGGTTTCTTTGGGCCAGTACTGCCTCCGGGATATAAAAAGCAAGACAGTTCACCAGAAAG GCAACCCGTACTCGGACCCGCACTGCCTCCGGGCTTTAAAAAACAGGAtcatgaggaggaggaggaggacagagaaaAGGGGGTCATAGGGCCGGCGCTGCCTCCAGGCTACAAAGCAGAATCTTCCAGCAGTGAAGGTGAGGAGGATGCGATCGGGCCCATGCCATCGAAAGGTGCATTGCAGTGCTCTGTAGCACTGGACTTTGAAAGAAGGGCACAGAGGATGAAAGACAAGCTGATGGGCCTAGAC GAGGAACCCgaaaagctggagagagagagctggatgATGGAGCTGCCCCCTGAGCTGCAGCATGTGGGCCTGGCCCCACGCACCTTCAAGAAGAGGGCAGGGCCTGAGGACAAGGACCGCTCCATCTGGACGGACACGCCTGCAGACCGTGAACGGAAGGCCCGG GAGCGACAAGAGGCTAAAGAGAGGGGTGAGCCAGCAAAAGCTGACGGCCCTCGTCTCTCCCGGAAAGATCTAGAAATGGCCGAGAAGGTGTCAAAGTACAAC GATTCGAAGAGAGGCGAGTCTCTCATGAGCATACATGCtaagaaaatgaagaagaaagcTGAGGAAGACTCCTCAAAGCCTGTGGAGAGAAGGCCCTTTGACAGGGACGCTGAC TGCAGGTCAACCCGATTTGACGAGGCCCAGAAGAAAGCCTTGCTGAAGAAGTCCCAAGAGCTGAACACGCGGTTCTCTCACAGCAAGGATCGAATGTTCCTCTGA
- the LOC113577651 gene encoding verrucotoxin subunit beta-like: MWRKKMLLSVPLTGLLLLLMLCNAQESKGDVLIEMEALGRPLYPGSMYDCRTESFIPGFALWDEEALHEHRQVRQQYETDLKVSSFNSFSEKASLLNMSTSLRASFWGGMLGDGGYARYLMDSKSSARQSRVTLRYSQIRRFEELTLTELGNITYTYAFQHKLATHMITAVLYGAQCFMVFSYTASDDEDQQEVERNLLTMVKKIPSFTIERDGSVSLNENETKMAKKIRFALYGDFSLRRIPITFTDVVTLYKELPSLMTDDDAVPVRVWLYPLMLLDDRAAKLEREISASLVSKVGHLLEELVDIQRRCNDLITIRSRNDFRDVKQRLQKFKHLPHYYMLEFQTALQKALRAIRGGEQEEQVLIDILNTHYSSPFTAYNLNKWLDNIATEINILSSYTRELKDTPVVTSSIIPFVADIVVCLSFTSLRYEDKYLETLNDFQFSAALGQTNHTTNISQQLEPWFTGDVLKNMDRTLSRFTSFLKANKNRKGIGFITAAFPDPNNPGASIQLYKQGRLVNPNFEPVSRPPPPILKTQDGGLTLILQKSPTGDTIQFRVEYGEVKPSGQEGSWVTRDTPDTQIHFILNGLHPKKQYCFQYRAVGPVGFSEPSECVYYPPIHDDKISPILVGGNGGSEWTFKTCNFSGPLKEMTVSVTDKVNAISLTRSNDHKEHFGHHTNESSKTFTFQDGDKFLSLILWPNQVGDRLGGVEFEVVRKNGQRQTFSARSSSLGSPVHMDVGSGICCGFVGRSSNDINALGFVFLK; the protein is encoded by the exons ATGTGGAGAAAGAAAATGCTGTTGAGTGTACCTCTGACTGGCCTCCTACTACTGCTGATGCTTTGCAATGCCCAGGAAA GTAAGGGGGATGTGCTTATTGAAATGGAAGCCCTGGGAAGACCCCTGTATCCTGGCTCGATGTATGACTGCCGTACTGAGAGCTTCATTCCAG GTTTTGCTCTGTGGGATGAAGAAGCACTACACGAGCATCGACAAGTGCGCCAACAGTATGAAACAGACCTGAAGGTCTCTTCCTTTAACTCTTTCAGTGAAAAGGCCAGCCTCCTAAACATGAGCACATCCCTTAGAGCCAGTTTTTGGGGGGGGATGCTGGGGGATGGGGGCTATGCCCGTTACCTGATGGACTCCAAATCCTCAGCACGCCAGTCCCGAGTCACCCTGCGTTACAGCCAGATCAGAAGGTTTGAAGAACTCACTTTGACTGAGCTTGGCAATATCACCTATACATATGCGTTTCAGCATAAACTGGCTACTCATATGATCACAGCTGTGTTGTATGGGGCTCAGTGCTTCATGGTGTTCAGTTACACAGCCTCAGATGATGAAGACCAACAGGAAGTTGAGAGAAATCTTCTTACAATGGTCAAGAAGATTCCTTCATTTACCATAGAGAGGGACGGTTCCGTAAGCTTGAATGAGAATGAAACAAAGATGGCTAAGAAGATCAGGTTTGCATTGTATGGTGATTTTTCTTTGAGAAGAATCCCTATAACATTCACAGATGTCGTGACGCTGTACAAGGAGCTTCCCTCTCTGATGACAGACGATGATGCTGTGCCAGTGAGGGTGTGGCTCTATCCCCTCATGTTATTGGACGATCGGGCAGCCAAATTAGAAAGAGAAATCAGTGCGAGTCTGGTGTCTAAAGTAGGCCATTTACTGGAAGAGCTAGTGGACATCCAGAGGAGGTGCAACGATTTGATCACAATCAGAAGCAGAAATGATTTTCGTGATGTGAAGCAAAGGTTGCAAAAATTTAAACACTTGCCGCATTATTATATGCTTGAGTTCCAGACCGCGCTGCAAAAAGCGCTGCGTGCTATTCGAGGTGgcgagcaggaggagcaggtgcTGATTGACATCCTGAACACCCACTACAGCTCTCCTTTTACTGCATACAACTTGAACAAGTGGCTGGACAACATTGctactgaaataaatatactgAGCTCCTATACCAGAGAGCTAAAAGACACCCCAGTCGTGACCTCCTCTATCATCCCCTTTGTGGCTGATAtagttgtgtgtttgtctttcaccTCTCTCAGGTATGAAGACAAATACCTAGAAACATTAAACGACTTCCAGTTCTCTGCAGCTTTAGGTCAAACAAACCATACTACAAACATTTCCCAACAGTTAGAGCCTTGGTTCACTGGTGATGTATTAAAGAACATGGATCGGACCCTTTCCCGCTTTACAAGTTTTTTAAAGGCTAATAAAAATAGGAAGGGAATCGGGTTCATTACTGCTGCCTTCCCTGATCCAAATAATCCAGGTGCCTCCATCCAACTTTACAAACAAGGCAGACTGGTCAACCCCAACTTCGAGCCTGTGTCTAGGCCTCCCCCACCTATCCTAAAAACCCAGGATGGAGGTCTGACCTTGATACTCCAGAAATCGCCAACCGGAGACACAATACAGTTTAGAGTGGAATACGGGGAGGTAAAGCCAAGTGGCCAAGAGGGATCTTGGGTAACCAGAGACACCCCAGATACACAGATTCACTTCATACTAAATGGACTACATCCAAAGAAACAGTACTGTTTTCAGTACAGAGCTGTTGGTCCAGTGGGATTCAGTGAGCCCAGTGAATGTGTTTACTATCCTCCCATTCATGATG ACAAAATTAGTCCCATACTAGTGGGTGGAAATGGAGGTTCCGAGTGGACGTTCAAAACCTGTAATTTCAGTGGACCACTGAAGGAAATGACTGTTTCAGTGACCGACAAA GTGAATGCTATCTCTTTGACACGCAGTAATGATCACAAGGAGCATTTTGGCCATCACACGAACGAATCATCCAAGACATTTACGTTTCAGGATGGAGATAAATTCCTTTCCCTGATACTGTGGCCAAACCAGGTTGGAGATCGACTAGGTGGTGTTGAATTTGAAGTTGTGCGTAAAAATGGGCAGAGACAGACATTCTCTGCTAGAAGCTCAAGCCTAGGCAGCCCTGTACACATGGATGTGGGTTCAGGGATTTGTTGTGGGTTTGTAGGGAGAAGCAGTAATGATATCAATgctcttggttttgtttttctaaagtAA